Within Ischnura elegans chromosome 6, ioIscEleg1.1, whole genome shotgun sequence, the genomic segment TCATGTTAAgcacttttaattgaaatatgtGCTGCAATTCTCAATATCATAAAGACCTCCATAGATGACTTAAATTTACTGAATAACTACCTGATATAcacattatttacataaatagcaATGCAAAGAAGTGTATTCAAGCACAGAGCCGTCAGAATCTCCCAGAGTTACACCCCGATATTGGCTTGAAGCAGAAAAGAGACGGAGAGGCACAATAGTTATATTTGTCCATAGAAATGGAGACTCCTTTGACCGACCACTTCGTCTTGTGCTGACAGAAAAGGATCGCAAGTGTCACACATGGTGGGGTCTAACAGTGCAGGAGATTGAAAACCGCCTAAAAGTGCATCCAATTAGAACGTGAGTTGACACACACAACCAATAATGACTCTCATAACTGACAAAGGTATGTTTAGTCGTTATAGTCACTTTAAAGAGTGGCtgcttaataaaattaataataaatgctgCTAAACATTAATTTGCCACTGTAAAATTCATCAAACAGTAAGAATTAGTTTGGGCTGCCATGGAAGATATGCAATCCTATTGAATGCTAAATTCATTACAGATTTTACACCAGATGTGGTGAAGAGGTTCACACTCCATATGGGCTAAAAAATGGTCGAGCCTACATAGCAGTGTGTAGAaacgaaaaattcatttcagtgcCTTACAGGAGTCATGATGGAGTACCATTAGCCTGTTGTCTTGAGAAAGGGTCAATATGGTAGTATGAtattagttataaattcagaaaccATCCCATTTGATAAAAATTACCATGAATGATGCTGAGTAGGCTTATTACACGTCTCATACAAGGCCATTACAAAAAACAATTTGTGCAAAGGTACACTTGAGACAGCACCTCCCTAAACATACAGGAGGATGGGCTTGAACTTCTTGTCAACCTCCCCCAACCTGGCTACACCCCCTAGCAAAGATTAACTACCATAGCATTTTTAAGTGTAACAATAATGTTGATGCTTGTCAAACCTCAAACGATCTTGCACAATAATcactataaaatttcattttcacaaagtaaaaattaatgtcaatttgCAATCAGTTGTACCCATACATACTGAATGAGAGAAAACCATATTTAACTCAATGCTAGGAATTATCTTTCAGCCATCTCGTGAAGTCTGTACCTGGTTATTGTGAAAGTCATAATCTGAAAGAGCAAATTTTTGGAGCAACACAAAAACAATGCTCTGCAGAGGCAATAAAGCCCAGTAATATTAATGACGTGTACGTAGCAGAAGTGGAGTACCcacaaaatggaaagaaatcaCAAAGCCATACCAAGGAATCGCAGAACACTGACCAAACATTAccaaatgaaaatgacaacagcACACAGTTCCGGCAAAATATAGAAAGAGATAAGAGTGATAATGCTACCATGCCTATGAAAAATGAGACGTCCCACAGGGAAGTGGCCACACAAGTTCCTGAAGGGCAACAACCAATGCAAGAGTTAAAGCCAACCAACATCCAATTCAGAAAAACTggggaaaaaaatgcaaaatgctttCCACGCTGTAGGCAAAAACACAATCATGAAAAGCCAGTCCATAGTGAGGTGAAGAGGGTGACAGCCAAGAGAAACCATTCCCCTGGAATGGATGAGTTTGCAATGCTACAAAAGAGAAGGAATGAGAAGGAGATGAAACAAGCAGGGGACTTCAAAAGAAGAGATcggaaaaaattgaatggtagAAACAAAAGTAAGGGGAGCATTGGAAAGAGACACAGGCCACTTTTCAAGATCGGAAGAAAAGGAAATGTGTTCCCAGCATGCAAGCAGCAATCACGACCAGTAAGTACTTGAATCTTACTTACTCTATGAAGGAGAGATGGACAGAAATTCAATCTATTCGTTAATTATATGATTCAAATCTTCTTAAGGCTTCATTAGCATAAAATGCACACTATCTCCAAATTTTAGTGAAGAAATACCTATGTGGCATCTTGCAACATTGCTCGTACATATGTTGAGCACACATCAAAACTGAATCGAGGCCTTAAGGAAACATTGTTATTGTGAAAGAACCCAATCTTTATAGCACGTCCCGGTTTTATTATCGCAAAAGACCTAGACTTGATGAAAGGACTTGATTGAGAAACATGTTATACCTACCAAAACCTGAATACACTCCCTAAGCAGAATGTTCAACACATGTAGCCACTGCCTCGGATGAAGAATAAGGTAAAAAATGCCATTGGAAACTGCAAACCAAAACACTACCACTGCAATGTTTTCTAAGATCAGATCCTTTCACAAACTTAGAAATAAATGGACCATGATCTCCGCAAAAACCAACAGACTTAAGCTGAGGCAATATGGGAGGAGAGTTCATTTTCCCAAAATAAACATTCGTAACTCTTGAGGTAACGGTTAATAAGAAATTGTCTGTAGTACAGAAAATAAAATCTGACTACACATCATGTCCAGCTAATTAAAgctgaaaaattcatgcataattcccagTCTTCTAGGGAAACAtgacaaaattccaggttaatcttgcGTGATTACTGCCATGgatcacaattttaaaagaccCGAAATTactaaatgctttaaaataatattatatttataaggaCAGAAATAGGTTAGTGAGCCCATATtgtatcaaaaattttaatttattcaatgcaaacaAGGAGCTGTTACGAACTACGGAGATGCTGAAGTTGGCTGGTATTCCATTCTTCAtattttgaatcttacttgaatCACGAGTGCTAGGCATCTCAATTCCATtttcttgtctgacattccacacACACATTTGGGCCAGAAAAAGGAAGTTGAgcaggaaaaaatgtttgaaatgaatttgaaataaaaatttccaaataccAGGACAGAGCAAAAA encodes:
- the LOC124160636 gene encoding doublecortin domain-containing protein 2-like isoform X2, coding for MWHPQETHEKCQNQPAYLKCSACSYGEGTLNPRWILAFPNGDELHNGTRILVSPTYLKNFDNLLETLTKQLKPKFGAVRKIYSPNSGSSVRCLRELKPNHKYVVAGREKLRKLPLGYLTEEERELQNYKRKLKERQCKEVYSSTEPSESPRVTPRYWLEAEKRRRGTIVIFVHRNGDSFDRPLRLVLTEKDRKCHTWWGLTVQEIENRLKVHPIRTFYTRCGEEVHTPYGLKNGRAYIAVCRNEKFISVPYRSHDGVPLACCLEKGSICHLVKSVPGYCESHNLKEQIFGATQKQCSAEAIKPSNINDVYVAEVEYPQNGKKSQSHTKESQNTDQTLPNENDNSTQFRQNIERDKSDNATMPMKNETSHREVATQVPEGQQPMQELKPTNIQFRKTGEKNAKCFPRCRQKHNHEKPVHSEVKRVTAKRNHSPGMDEFAMLQKRRNEKEMKQAGDFKRRDRKKLNGRNKSKGSIGKRHRPLFKIGRKGNVFPACKQQSRPVSKQLLTRQTVYRSQNDKNGVQEEITTEMLTIDHGK